A stretch of DNA from Jeotgalibacillus aurantiacus:
CACTTTCATCATGTCCTCTTCTGACTTGTTAGCCAGCTCCTGAACAGTGTTGATTCCTGCACGCTTCAGGCAGTTGTAAGAACGAACAGACAGGTCAAGCTCTTCGATGGTCATCTCCAAAACTTTCTCTTTCTGATCTTCTTCTTTTTCTACCATGATTTCGGCATTCTGTGCTTCGTTCGTTAATCCTACGAAGATATTAAGGTGTTCAGTCAGAATCTTAGCACCTAGAGCAACAGCTTCTTTCGGGCCAATGCTTCCGTCTGTCCAGACATCAAGTGAAAGCTTATCGAAGTTCGTCATTTGACCAACACGAGTGTTTTCAACCTGATAGTTTACACGAGAAACAGGTGTGTAGATTGAGTCAATTGGAATCACACCAATTGGCAGATCTTCACGTTTGTTCTGATCGGCTGGTGTATAACCGCGTCCGCGTGATGCTGTTAAACGCACACGAAGATGGCCGTTCTTCCCAATCGTTGCGATATAAAGATCAGGGTTAAGGATCTCTACGTCACTGTCATGAGTGATATCGGCAGCAGTTACCTGTCCATCACCTTGAACATCGATTTCAAGTGTTTTTTCTTCATCTGAATAGATCTTCAATGCCAGCTTCTTGATATTCATTATAACTGTTGTAACATCTTCCACGACGCCTTCGATCGTTGAAAACTCGTGCAGTACGCTATCAATCTGGATTGACGTTACTGCTGCACCAGGAAGTGAGGATAATAGGATACGACGCAAGGAGTTACCCAATGTTGTACCATACCCACGCTCAAGTGGCTCTACAACGAATTTTCCGTACTTGGCATCATCGCTGATCTCAACCGTTTCAATTTTTGGCTTTTCAATTTCGATCATTCAAATTTACCCTCCTTCAAAACGTCGAAATCCCGGATGTATTGATGAGTTCATCAATCCGAAATTCCCCATGTTTACGGTTCCCATTGTGCTTTACAACTGGATCTTTCTTTTCTGTAAGAAGGAATTGCCTCTTCCAGTATAGACCAGAATCAGCGGATCTTATACAGAAAAATTAAACACGACGACGTTTTGGCGGGCGGCAGCCATTGTGAGGAACTGGCGTTACGTCTTTGATTGCCGTTACGTCAAGACCTGCAGCCTGAAGTGCACGGATAGCCGCTTCACGACCTGCACCAGGACCTTTTACTGTTACTTCCAAAGTTCTC
This window harbors:
- a CDS encoding DNA-directed RNA polymerase subunit alpha, giving the protein MIEIEKPKIETVEISDDAKYGKFVVEPLERGYGTTLGNSLRRILLSSLPGAAVTSIQIDSVLHEFSTIEGVVEDVTTVIMNIKKLALKIYSDEEKTLEIDVQGDGQVTAADITHDSDVEILNPDLYIATIGKNGHLRVRLTASRGRGYTPADQNKREDLPIGVIPIDSIYTPVSRVNYQVENTRVGQMTNFDKLSLDVWTDGSIGPKEAVALGAKILTEHLNIFVGLTNEAQNAEIMVEKEEDQKEKVLEMTIEELDLSVRSYNCLKRAGINTVQELANKSEEDMMKVRNLGRKSLEEVKAKLDELGLGLRRED